GTATAAAACTCAATGGCTTCATTTAAATTTGGTACATAAATGCTAATGACACAAACTTGGCTCACCTTTATCACCACTTTCAATATATTTTAAATGGAACAATCAAATCATCATCATCTGCTTCATGCTCTTAATTGTCCCCATGTGCAGATTCTCGTGATTCATATGAAAAAGAAGCATATCCCCCACCGTGTTCATATGTAAAAATGATTCTTGCAGTCTATCATCAAGTCTTCCGCTGCATGCCTGTTCAACCAATGTAGGCTGTTCCTCCAGCAACTTAATCAATGTCTCCATTGTTGGAGGAGTCCTATCCCAATCCTCCGGTTTACTGCCACGTGGAAACATCATGTGATAGGATTGAGGCAGCTTTCTCTCCTCACCAACTGATGGAAACATCGTATGATCCCAGCCAACTAAAATATGTCCAGCGTTCCATCTAATG
This Falsibacillus pallidus DNA region includes the following protein-coding sequences:
- a CDS encoding DinB family protein, which encodes MNEEQLFSQMKMWRKWTVDFLGTIPEEMVDRIPLGHRNSIRWNAGHILVGWDHTMFPSVGEERKLPQSYHMMFPRGSKPEDWDRTPPTMETLIKLLEEQPTLVEQACSGRLDDRLQESFLHMNTVGDMLLFHMNHENLHMGTIKSMKQMMMI